From Aptenodytes patagonicus chromosome 1, bAptPat1.pri.cur, whole genome shotgun sequence, one genomic window encodes:
- the OLIG2 gene encoding oligodendrocyte transcription factor 2, producing the protein MDSDASLVSSRPSSPEPDDLFLTARNKGSGGGFTGGTVSSSTQSDSPPELSAELRSAMSAAGVVVVDKLGFKSSSSSSSSSSSSSSKKDKKQMTEPELQQLRLKINSRERKRMHDLNIAMDGLREVMPYAHGPSVRKLSKIATLLLARNYILMLTNSLEEMKRLVSEIYGGHHAGFHPAACPGGMGAHSAPLPGHPGHPASHPVHHPILPPAAVSSASLPGSGLSAVSSIRPPHGLLKSPSAAAAAPLGSGFQHWGGMPCPCSMCQVSAPPHHHVSGMGTASLPRLATDTK; encoded by the coding sequence ATGGACTCGGACGCCAGCCTGGTCTCCAGCCGCCCGTCCTCCCCGGAGCCCGATGACCTCTTCCTCACGGCCAGGAATAAAGGCAGCGGCGGGGGCTTCACGGGCGGCACCGTGTCCAGCTCCACGCAGAGCGACTCCCCGCCGGAGCTGAGCGCCGAGCTGCGCAGCGCCATGAGCGCtgcgggggtggtggtggtggacaAGCTGGGCTTCAAgtcctcgtcgtcctcctcctcctcgtcctcctcctcctcctccaagaaggacaagaagCAGATGACGGAGccggagctgcagcagctgcggCTGAAGATCAACAGCCGGGAGCGCAAGCGGATGCACGACCTGAACATCGCCATGGACGGGCTGCGGGAGGTGATGCCCTACGCCCACGGCCCGTCGGTGCGCAAGCTCTCCAAGATCGCCACGCTCCTCCTGGCGCGCAACTACATCCTCATGCTCACCAACTCCCTGGAGGAGATGAAGCGCCTGGTCAGCGAGATCTACGGCGGGCACCACGCCGGCTTCcaccccgccgcctgccccggcgGCATGGGCGCCCACtccgccccgctgcccggccaCCCGGGCCACCCCGCCTCGCACCCCGTCCACCACCCCATCCTGCCCCCCGCCGCAGTCTCCAGCGCCTCCCTGCCCGGCTCCGGCCTCTCGGCCGTCAGCTCCATCCGGCCCCCCCACGGGCTCCTCAAGtcgccctccgccgccgccgccgccccgctggGCAGCGGCTTCCAGCACTGGGGGGGGATGCCCTGCCCCTGCAGCATGTGCCAGGTGTCGGCCCCGCCGCACCACCACGTCTCCGGCATGGGCACCGCCAGCCTCCCCAGATTAGCCACCGACACCAAATGA